In one Misgurnus anguillicaudatus chromosome 1, ASM2758022v2, whole genome shotgun sequence genomic region, the following are encoded:
- the naga gene encoding alpha-N-acetylgalactosaminidase: protein MQKTAVILIFALSAVTFALDNGLMRTPPMGWLAWERYRCDTNCKDDPQNCISEKLFMDMADRLSEDGWRELGYVYVNIDDCWSLMQRDDQGRLQADTERFPGGIARLARYVHDRGLKLGIYGDMGTHTCGGYPGTTLDKVQIDAQTFADWGVDMLKLDGCYSNATYQEQGYPMMSKALNATGRPIAYSCSWPAYQGGLPPKVNYTVLGEICNLWRNYGDIQDSWDSVLAIVDWFFNNQDDLQPAAGPGKWNDPDMLIIGDFGLSMDQSRAQMALWGILAAPLFMSNDLRTISSGARAILQNKVAISINQDPLGIQGKRLLKEKSQIEVFWRPLSKGASTLVFFSRRSDMPYRYMTSLKALNYTAGVYEVYDVFLERNVLKLKESTEFVVSINPSGVVMWYISPAGDWQKEADSFRFSQKLIGPKFQQHANEVDAPFVL, encoded by the exons ATGCAAAAGACAgcagtcattttaatttttgcacTCTCAGCAGTCACCTTTGCTTTAGACAATGGTCTGATGAGGACTCCGCCTATGGGTTGGTTAGCGTGGGAGCGTTACCGCTGTGATACCAACTGTAAGGATGACCCCCAAAACTGCATCAG TGAGAAGTTATTCATGGATATGGCTGACAGATTATCTGAAGACGGTTGGAGAGAGCTGGGTTATGTCTATGTCAACATTGATGACTGCTGGTCCTTAATGCAGAGAGATGACCAGGGAAGACTTCAGGCTGACACTGAGAG GTTCCCAGGAGGCATTGCTAGGCTGGCACGTTACGTTCATGACCGTGGGTTAAAGCTGGGCATCTATGGAGACATGGGTACACACACGTGCGGCGGGTACCCGGGCACGACTCTTGATAAGGTCCAGATTGATGCCCAGACGTTTGCTGATTGGGGTGTCGACATGCTGAAACTGGACGGGTGTTATTCAAACGCCACCTATCAGGAGCAGG GCTATCCAATGATGTCAAAAGCACTTAATGCTACAGGCCGTCCCATTGCCTACTCCTGCAGTTGGCCTGCATACCAAGGAGGTCTTCCACCTAAA GTGAACTACACTGTTTTGGGTGAGATCTGTAACCTGTGGCGTAACTATGGCGATATCCAGGACTCATGGGACAGCGTTCTTGCCATTGTGGATTGGTTTTTTAATAATCAGGATGATCTGCAGCCCGCTGCTGGACCGGGCAAGTGGAATGACCCAGACATG TTGATCATTGGAGATTTTGGCCTCAGTATGGACCAATCACGTGCTCAGATGGCACTGTGGGGAATCTTGGCCGCTCCTCTCTTCATGTCCAATGATCTGCGTACGATAAGCAGCGGTGCTCGTGCCATCCTGCAGAATAAAGTCGCTATCAGCATCAATCAAGACCCTTTAGGCATCCAAGGCAAACGCCTGCTCAAG GAGAAGAGTCAGATTGAGGTGTTTTGGAGACCTCTCTCTAAAGGTGCCAGCACTCTGGTGTTCTTCAGCAGACGTTCAGATATGCCCTATCGCTATATGACATCACTGAAGGCTCTTAACTACACAGCTGGTGTCTATGAG GTGTATGATGTGTTTTTGGAGCGCAATGTGTTAAAACTGAAGGAGAGCACAGAGTTTGTCGTCTCCATCAACCCGTCTGGTGTGGTCATGTGGTATATCTCACCAGCAGGTGATTGGCAGAAAGAGGCGGACTCTTTTCGGTTTAGTCAAAAGCTGATTGGACCAAAGTTCCAGCAGCATGCTAATGAGGTTGACGCTCCTTTCGTGCTCTGA